In Vespula vulgaris chromosome 7, iyVesVulg1.1, whole genome shotgun sequence, a single window of DNA contains:
- the LOC127065155 gene encoding ski oncogene yields METLLPGNTNGQSYSPQLKTVLKTYQLSAVKSLQGPSSALLGMDCKGLLQEQAPFHFSAPSRSGNCIDADRIAERIAERTPPKDLDKGNDQAPVPSILPSRLRRTNFDRPLDDSDEDPPPDRAKIPCEKRDLEFQIPILTAPDQSCSERCETVLEGESISCFVVGGERRLCLPQILNTVLQDFSLQQINQVCDELQIYCSRCTRDQLEELKLSGILPRNAPSCGLITQTDAERLVSALLSRTEPCEPPHLLQNQDSIDKKACGKTDREEDSIVRFKVYHECFGKCKGIFDADLFESEDSVCIECLECGCQFSPQRFVRHAHRSLENRTCHWGFDSANWRSYLLLSRDQQNYNKLLAVFRELKEKHLVLNSKRKLELRHEPEKLIKRAKKEMGKDECATIYNGNGLGIYHPVSPVASATDPYLQMQWAVFELATRGASAFRPWSATASRKHRDSSPMVPSYLSRGPPVLQHPERVVPLSECERFEPHFQPNVALAPIPAPAIPSIAPPVHHQRHHQEHRHHSQRPQSPQNEKQQELVPKQEFAVKLEKSSPGPASSGGPASYPLFPTCATENDRKETQEKRTTVEKVGEEEESAAVTSSTVSVDPPAAEVGTSSPESDSDSEGTAAMDLEERLIALDVPQDVLELVRRLASENAQLRRHRRSDARKISRLRSQLQMQHLQSTNESVKKEEVGNASVADSTEGTEETEVSLRSSDNEPESAVQPVSNN; encoded by the exons ATGGAGACATTATTACCCGGCAATACGAACGGTCAATCTTACAGTCCACAATTGAAGACCGTCTTAAAGACATATCAGCTATCGGCTGTGAAGAGCTTACAAGGTCCGAGCTCGGCCCTTTTGGGCATGGACTGTAAGGGTCTCTTGCAAGAACAGGCGCCCTTTCATTTCTCTGCACCGAGTCGTTCCGGCAACTGCATCGACGCCGACCGAATAGCCGAGCGAATAGCCGAGCGAACCCCTCCGAAAGACCTCGATAAAGGCAATGACCAAGCACCGGTGCCATCGATCCTTCCTTCCAGACTTCGCCGAACGAATTTCGATCGGCCGTTGGACGACTCCGACGAGGATCCACCGCCCGATCGCGCCAAAATCCCTTGCGAGAAGAGAGACCTCGAGTTTCAGATACCCATCCTCACTGCTCCCGATCAAAGTTGTTCCGAAAGATGCGAGACGGTACTCGAGGGCGAGAGCATATCCTGCTTCGTTGTCGGCGGCGAAAGGAGGTTATGTTTACCGCAGATACTGAACACCGTACTCCAAGATTTTTCCCTTCAGCAGATCAATCAGGTCTGCGACGAGCTACAGATTTACTGCTCGCGATGTACTCGCGACCAGCTCGAGGAACTCAAACTTTCCGGGATTTTACCGCGTAACGCGCCTTCCTGCGGTCTGATCACTCAAACCGACGCCGAGAGGCTCGTCAGTGCTCTCCTATCGAGGACAGAACCATGCGAGCCTCCTCATCTATTGCAAAATCAAGATAGTATCGATAAGAAAGCATGTGGTAAAACCGATCGCGAGGAGGACTCTATCGTCAGGTTCAAAGTGTATCACGAGTGTTTTGGCAAGTGTAAGGGTATCTTCGACGCGGACCTCTTCGAGTCCGAGGATTCTGTGTGCATAGAGTGTCTCGAATGTGGTTGTCAATTTTCTCCCCAACGTTTCGTTAGACACGCTCATAGGTCTCTGGAAAATCGTACGTGTCACTGGGGCTTTGACTCTGCCAACTGGCGTTCTTATCTCCTACTTTCTAGAGATCAGCAAAACTACAACAAGTTGCTAGCTGTCTTTCGAGAGTTGAAGGAGAAACACCTTGTACTCAACTCGAAGCGGAAACTAGag TTGAGACACGAGccagaaaaattaattaaaagagcgaagaaagaaatggggAAGGATGAGTGCGCGACGATCTACAATGGAAATGGATTAGGCATATATCATCCTGTATCTCCTGTGGCTAGTGCAACGGATCCGTATTTACAGATGCAATGGGCCGTGTTTGAATTAGCTACCAGAGGAGCATCCGCGTTTAGGCCTTGGAGCGCTACTGCTTCTCGCAAGCATAGAGACAG CTCTCCCATGGTACCCTCGTACCTCAGTCGTGGTCCACCTGTACTGCAACATCCGGAACGCGTTGTGCCTCTATCCGAATGCGAACGATTCGAGCCACATTTTCAACCGAACGTTGCTTTGGCACCGATACCGGCTCCTGCCATACCATCTATAGCTCCTCCTGTTCATCATCAACGGCATCACCAAGAGCATCGTCATCATAGTCAACGTCCGCAAAGTCCGCAAAATGAAAAGCAACAGGAGCTCGTACCGAAACAGGAGTTTGCCGTGAAACTCGAAAAATCGTCTCCTGGGCCGGCTTCCTCTGGCGGCCCGGCCTCCTATCCTCTCTTCCCTACGTGCGCAACGgagaacgatcgaaaagagacgcaagaaaaaagaacaaccgTCGAAAAAGTTggcgaggaggaggagagtgCCGCTGTAACTTCTTCGACTGTGAGCGTTGATCCACCAGCGGCAGAAGTGGGCACGTCGTCCCCTGAAAGTGATTCGGATTCTGAGGGAACCGCGGCCATGGATTTGGAGGAACGACTGATAGCACTGGACGTTCCGCAGGATGTTTTGGAGTTAGTTCGTCGTCTTGCTTCCGAAAACGCACAGTTGAGACGACATCGGCGCTCGGATGCTCGAAAAATCTCGAGGCTACGCAGTCAACTGCAAATGCAACATTTACAATCTACCAATGAGAGTgtcaaaaaggaagaagtaggAAACGCGAGTGTAGCGGATAGTACCGAAGGCACCGAGGAAACCGAAGTCTCTTTACGTTCGAGTGACAATGAGCCCGAATCGGCAGTCCAACCGGTTAGTAATAATTAG
- the LOC127065169 gene encoding SH3 domain-containing protein Dlish: MAFLCPVRIRRGKKKKPGIHNFNLEKDCVGAGGTGLGVGTRAPLPPGRITGSASIETLVRVGIEKENGLSPDSKMVIVHDFTPCVDDELQVKRGQVVNVLYRENDWVYVIAADTRMEGFVPHSYCAPYTSQLAELTLATLMNNVKKKLPRSNEGDGDISSTGRSQALDAQQTDTGSASDCESYTRNVVTADINVNRSNITQSQNSIQTISSQPDVHPFFKDPSAGRYIVLYTFVARDENDVSVERGEFVTVLNRDDPDWFWVLRHCDGNEGFVPSGFVYPGHVLHSYATTGTAATTTTSAETHTLETGNGNITGSEQLQQKSLRDFREETPGTELVVLYDYKAQAPDDLSVRRADWIYADLGNQTVDGWLWAYAPKTRKYGFIPKAYARPPAMTSL, encoded by the exons ATGGCTTTCTTATGTCCGGTACGCATACgtcgagggaaaaaaaagaaac ctGGAATTCATAACTTTAACCTGGAAAAGGACTGTGTTGGTGCAGGAGGTACAGGACTTGGCGTAGGAACCAGAGCCCCGTTACCACCTGGTCGTATCACGGGAAGTGCCAGTATAGAAACTTTAGTAAGAGTtggtatagaaaaagaaaatggactTTCTCCGGATAGTAAGATGGTTATAGTTCATGACTTTACACCATGCGTCGATGATGAGCTGCAAGTCAAAAGAGGACAA GttgtaaatgtattatatagagaaaatgaTTGGGTATATGTAATAGCAGCAGACACGCGTATGGAAGGATTTGTACCACACTCTTACTGTGCACCCTATACATCACAATTAGCCGAATTAACTCTTGCTACTCTTATgaataatgttaaaaagaaattgccAAGGTCCAATGAGGGTGACGGTGATATCTCAAGTACAGGACGCTCTCAAGCATTGGATGCACAACAAACTGATACAGGATCGGCGTCAGATTGCGAAAGCTATACCCGCAACGTTGTAACTGCAGATATAAATGTTAATCGATCTAATATTACTCAATCACAAAATTCTATACAAACTATATCTTCTCAACCAGATGTGCATCCCTTTTTCAAG GATCCCTCAGCTGGAAGGTATATTGtgttatatacatttgtgGCGCGAGACGAAAACGATGTAAGCGTGGAAAGAGGGGAATTTGTGACGGTCCTCAATAGAGACGACCCCGATTGGTTTTGGGTGCTTAGACACTGCGATGGTAACGAAGGATTTGTACCATCTGGATTCGTTTATCCAGGACACGTACTCCATTCGTACGCGACAACAGGTACCGCtgcaacgacgacaacgtctGCGGAAACGCATACTTTAG agacTGGTAATGGAAATATAACGGGAAGCGAACAATTACAACAGAAAAGTTTACGAGACTTCAGAGAAGAGACTCCTGGCACCGAATTAGTTGTACTTTATGATTATAAGGCGCAGGCGCCAGATGATCTGTCAGTAAGACGAGCCGACTGGATATATGCAGATTTGGGAAATCAAACGGTCGATGGTTGGCTTTGGGCGTATGCACCCAAAACCCGGAAATATGGTTTTATTCCTAAGGCATATGCCCGTCCTCCTGCTATGACCAGCTTGTGA
- the LOC127065170 gene encoding uncharacterized protein LOC127065170 yields the protein MDYQHYVKCSKQLQRSERAYDSKRISMELMEEEEYEEEEEEEEEEKEMVSNRHANSKIKPETRLGLCSVCHLSIAERTSDETNVAFERASFSSQGHLLCRRCIEHFSFQSGGNKAMTCKVEVPESMDTSYSNDSNVEQSNGRYHQQDSYCSIIRKDERDRYNSEFKFNGQTTWECSRRPIRCPRIDCDVNVAFSSLTHHFLFDHPEVPILSVEPGVKSTLIISFAALSYDTSRCLALLLVSGKLSDSASRLFNSNQINPKYRNRLPLPLLAARLHSINHYSPSDEVYASGEGQYEKNVIIVWIAGLDIGNAANILRCSIQAVDNIDNESFRSLTYTGPVNSLRTAQRPREVFLNGDCIVLHEGLIDHITSGCTNLNINVIIH from the exons ATGGATTATCAGCATTACGTTAAATGCAGCAAACAGCTGCAGAGGAGTGAAAGGGCATACGATAGCAAAAGAATTTCTATGGAATTgatggaagaagaggaatacgaagaagaggaggaggaagaagaagaagagaaggagatggTATCGAATCGTCACGCGAATTCAAAGATTAAACCAGAGACGAGACTCGGTCTGTGCTCCGTTTGTCATCTTAGTATTGCCGAGAGAACTTCAGACGAAACGAACGTTGCTTTCGAAcgagcttctttttcttcccaaGGACATCTCTTGTGTCGTCGTTGCATAGAGCACTTTTCCTTTCAATCAG GAGGGAACAAAGCGATGACTTGTAAAGTTGAAGTTCCCGAATCGATGGACACCTCCTACTCTAATGATTCTAACGTGGAACAAAGCAATGGCAGATATCACCAGCAAGACAGTTATTGTAGCATAATACGGAAGGACGAACGAGATCGGTACAATTCCGAATTTAAATTCAATGGACAAACTACGTGGGAATGTTCTCGTAGACCGATACGCTGTCCTCGCATCGATTGTGACGTTAACGTTGCATTTTCGTCACTTACGCATCATTTCCTTTTCGATCATCCGGAAGTACCTATTCTGAGCGTTGAACCTGGTGTGAAAAGCACGTTGATCATTAGTTTCGCAGCACTCTCTTACGATACCAGTCGATGTTTAGCTCTTCTGTTGGTATCTGGTAAATTATC AGATTCTGCTTCAAGGCTATTCAATAGTAATCAGATCAATCCTAAATACCGGAACCGTCTACCACTTCCTCTATTAGCTGCTCGCTTACACTCCATAAATCATTATTCACCTTCCGACGAGGTTTATGCTAGCGGAGAAGGTCAATACGAAAAGAATGTAATAATCGTCTGGATCGCGGGATTGGATATCGGAAATGCCGCAAATATTCTCCGATGTAGTATTCAA GCCGtggataatatcgataatgaaAGTTTTCGATCATTAACGTACACGGGTCCAGTAAATTCGCTGAGAACAGCCCAACGACCGCGAGAAGTTTTCTTAAACGGTGATTGTATCGTTCTTCACGAAGGCTTGATCGATCATATTACTTCCGGATGTACCAATCTCAACATAAACGTTATCATTCATTAG